GAAGATAAGTGGGGCGGTAGCTTAGAAAACAGAATGCGTTTCGTTACTGAAGTGTACAAAGCCATTCGTGCTAAGCTAGGTCAAAACTTTGCTGTTGGTATCAAACTAAACTCTTCAGACTTCCAAAAAGGTGGTTTTACGCAAGAAGAGTCAATTGAAGTATGTAAATGTTTAGATGAGCTTGGTATTGATATGATTGAAATTTCAGGTGGTAGTTGGGAAAACCCAGTAAACCGTAAAGGTAACCTGAAAGAGAGCACGAAAAAGCGTGAAGCTTACTTCTTAGAGTTTGCTGAGCAATTAAAAGAAAACGTTTCTGCGCCAATTATGGTAACGGGTGGTTTCAGAAGCCAGGCAGCTATGGAAGAAGCGGTTAATTCTGGTGCAGTTGATGTAGTAGGTATTGCACGCCCATTAGCCGTTGACCCTGATTTAGCTAACAAAGTACTTAACGGCCAAGGTTTCGTTTCAACAGTTCAGCCAATCACAACGGGTATCAAGAAAATTGATCAAATGGCGATCATGGAAATTAGCTGGTACACCGATAACATTCGCCGTATGGGCGATGGCAAAAGTCCGAAGACCAAAGTTCGCGGTATTTGGTCAGTGATCGCGGTACTGTTTAACTTCTGGAAACGTGGTCAAACCGTTAAGCGCGTTCGCGCGTAGTAGGAATAAAGCGCCTACTAAATCTTTAAAGAAAGCAGTCAGAAAATGGGCAAAAGGTGTTAAACCTTTTGCCCATTTTGCTTTTTACAACATTTAATTTTTTAAATTTTCGACAGTTTAACTGTTCTAATCTAGTGATCACCCGCCATTGATGTAGCGCAAACTTCACTCGCTATAGCGCAAGCTTATATACGTTATTCCTATACATTCTATTAACCACATACTATGCTAGCGGGCACAAAAAATTATACACAACAGGCATTTGATGTGATCGATATTTCAGATATCCACATGATCAAGGTGATCAGTGAGGTTGGTAGTATCAATAAAGCTGCTGAATTATTGAGTGTTTCACAACCCACGTTAAGCAAAAAAGTTAGCCGCCTAGAGCAAAAAATTAATATGGAGTTGTTCTTCCGCGACAGCGCCGGCATGATCCCAACGGAAACGGCTCGCCTATTGTTGAGAAAGGGCGATGAGCTGAAAAGTCAGCTTGATATTATCGAGCGCCAGCTGGAATTAATGGCCAATTTAGTCGGCGGCACCGTGCGCGTTGGTGTTGGCCCGATAATCGAACAAGATATTTTACCTAAAGCACTATTAGATTTTGCCGAGCAAGATTATAAATTTAAGATCTCAGTCGTCACCATGTCGTCTGAAGGTTTACTCGACGCGTTAAAGAAAAGCCAAATTGATATTGCGATTGGGCCATTTGCCGCAAACGACGTACCGAACGAATTTATTACGCCGTTTATGAATTACGACAAGCTAGTTGCCGCTGTTCGTAAAGATCATGAGCTCGCGAAAGAGAAGAATGTCAGTCTTGAAGTACTGATGAAATACAAATCCATCACGCCAAATATCCCGAAAAGCCTGGGTAGCCAAGTGACGGATCTACTGCGTGGCCGTCCGTTAGATCCGATGATCATTTGCGATAATTACAATATGGCTAAAACCATAGTGGCTAATTCTGACTACGTCACTGCTGGCCCAGAGACCTTATTCCATAAGGAGTTTGCTAGCGGAGAATTGGTAAAGCTCGACTTTCAAACAGAAGTCTTCTGGCAATGTCGTTGTTTATTAAAACCAGAAAATTTATTAATTCCCGTCGTTAAAGAAGTGGTCGAATTATTCTCGCAATATATGTTGGCCGAAGGTGGTGATGACGATTAGTTGCTGATTGCAAACTCCCTAGCCGAGTGAGTTTTGCTTGGCTAGTTCACTCCCTACTTATCAAAAAATTTTATAGCTGTTGTAAAATAAATTTATTATTAAGATTCATGAATTTCGCATAGCATCCCCGCGTGGAATTTATGGCAAGAATCGGTCTATTCTTCGCCATCTTTATCAGAATTTACCCGATACCCAACTGGTATGGCTTCATTACTTAATGAAGCTGGGGTAGAATGCTCCGCTTTTTGGCGTCGTATGTTGAAGTTTTTTAGTTGTATCGCATACTTTTTCTCTCAGTGAAAGCTAGGATTTTTCTGGCTTGCAGTACACATATCTCTTCTTTTCAAGCATTTCGCTAAATCAATCGTTAAGCAAGGTGAGCCGCTAGTTTTCTAGCGTGTGAATGGACTTTTTGCGACTCTAACGAGTACTTTGCTTTTCAACGAGGTTGCCGCCTTCAGGCTTATGCAACCATTAGAAAACACGAAAGAGTTATTATTAAATCAATGAAAACCAAATCTTTTAAATTAAATCTTATTGCAGCGGGCTTACAAGTTGGAGCCGTTTTATTATCTACTTCTGCAACAGCAGCAGGTTTCTACCTGCACGAGCACAGTGCTAATGGCTTAGGCCGTGCATTCGCTGGTCAAGCAGCACTTGCTGAAAATGCGACAGTGTTATACTCAAACGCTGCCGCGATTACGGAATTCGATAAGGCTCAATTAAGTGCCTTTGCTAGCTACATTGATCCAGGTATTGATATTGACGGCACAGTAACTGTAGGTACTGCCGCGGGTACAGTGACTCACGACGCATCTCATGATGATGTTAGCCCAAGTGCAGTGGTTCCTGCATTTTTCTACGTACAGCCACTAAATGACAAATGGTCTGCGGGTCTAGGTGTATTTGCTAACTTCGGTTTATCAACTGACTTCGATTCAGATTTCAACGCGCTACACTTCGGTGACAGAGCTGAAATCACGAGCTTAGGCATCAACCCAACTATCGCTTATCAAGTGTCAGACGAGTTAAGCTTAGGCTTAGGTGTTACAGCAAGCTTTGTTGAAGCGGAATTAGGTTCTGCTGTTTCTAACGTTATTTCTGATGCCGTTGGCGGTTTAGTACCAGCTGGTGCTCAAATTGCCCAAATGGAAGGTGATGACTGGGGCTACAGCTGGAATGTTGGTGTACTTTGGAAGCCAACAAGCTCAACTAACATTGGTTTAAGCTACCGCTCAGAAACTAAGTTAGAAGTATCAGGTGACTTGTCATCACAAGTGATTGCAAGTGCAAACCAGTCGGGTACGGTTGATCTAGATTTACCTGCAATTGCTGAACTTGCAATTAGCCAACAAATTACTGACGCGCTATCAATTCAAGCAAGTGCTAACTGGTTTGGTTGGAGCAGCTTTGATGTACTAGAAGCTGATTTAGCTGACGGTACTATTTTCCCAATTGCTGAAGAGCACTTTGAAAATAACTGGAAACTAAGCTTAGGTGCAACTTACGAATTATCTGACGCATGGACAGTTCGTGCAGGTTACGCGTACGACGAAGGTGCGGCAACAACTGAGCATCGCACACTAAACATTCCAGATACTGATCGTCAATGGTTCAGTGCTGGTGCGACTTACACTATGGATGAGTCAACGACAATCGACTTCTCTTTATTGAAGGTTTACGGTCGTGAAGTTAGCCTTTCAGAATCTCGTGCCGTTGGCCCGATCAGTTCAGAATTGAATGCTACACAAAGCTCAAATGCGACTATCCTAAGCGCGCAAGTTAACTACTCGTTTTAATTAGCACATTGTCGTTTTAACTAGCACTTTGAAAATAGGCTAAAGTACTAGTCGATTAAAACCGAGTGCTATTGAAGCGATAGAAGCTAGAAAGCAGACAAATTAGTATGTCGGTTTTCTAGCTTTTTTTTATGCGTTTTTATCGGTTTATGCTTGCGAACTACTCGCAACGATAAGTCAGACTAATTTATCCCAAAAACCGACAGCTTCGCTGACTTGTTGATTAGGGCGTGTTGATCTTTCAGGGTTGTTTTTGCAGCAGTCTGTTTGGGTTTTATACAAGGCGGCACTTGTGCAGTGTAGTTATTCTCCATAAATAAGTGCTAACACAGTAGAAAATTCAAACAGGCGCTGCCCTGCGGGTTCATCTAAACGCTTCCTGCTCATTGTTGCTCACTTTTTACATAGAACGACTATGCGACAAAGCGAGCGCCGCGGTCAGAAAGCGTTTAGATTGAACAAAATTCAATCTCGAAAGATCAACACGCCCTAGTACTTGTCAGCTAGAATCTACCACCAATAGTGTCAGCTTCTTGATCCAGTAAATCTATTACCATCTCTTGGCAATCTTGCTTTGTTAACAATCCACCGTGACTAATCCACTCTAAATCAATGACTTCTGTGCCAGGCAAATGACTGTAGGTATATGGGTAAACGATTAAGTCTTGTTTTGAGGCGATCGTGAACACTTTTGTATTGGGAATAAGCGCTTCAAAGCTCGGTAAACTCTTAATAAAATTACCTTTGCTATAAAACATTTTTCTCGTCCATTTAAGCGCAAAACGGGTAACACTGGCCGTGCCTAGATGTGGGCTACCTAGCGTGATGACTAGCCCGATGTGAGGGGCAAGCTCAGGGTGGCGTTGCAGGACTAAACGGGTGATCAAACCTCCCATGGAATGGGCGATCACAACTATCTTGCGATTAGGGTCAATTCGAATGATTTCTTGAATGGCTTGGGCATAACGTTCGACATAAACTTGCGGCGCAATGTAGGGTTTGCCCATATCAATCGCCCACGAATCAAAGCCTTGTGCTGACAGCGTTTGGCGCAAACCATAAAAACAGCTGCCATTCATATAAAAACCATGCACACATAAAATATAAGGGCGATGATCTTTACTGATTTTGATCGGATCTTTTTTGTCGCGCTTGGATATTGCCCACCATACAATTTTGGCAGAGCTGATAATCGCTTCGAGATGAATTCGCCAAAAACCTTGCAGTGTTAATTTCGGATAACTGATGCCTAGTCGCTGATGAGCGTATGCTGAGCGAAAACACAAGGCCAGAATAATAATGCAGGCTAGCAGGTAAATACTGAGTAGATAAAATAACACACTGCTCATCAGTGGCTGACTTCCTTAGTTGTTAATAGCAATAGAATTAAGTAGTTACTTAAATTGATTATACTCGTAAACTTGAAAGTCAGCCGCACTAACTGCACTGAATGAGCAATTAACCGGTTTAGTGAGTTAATTTACGACAAGCGCTCAGCTATTTCTGCTACGGTTTCTTTACCAAAGAACAATTCGTCTCCAATATAAAAACTAGGCGCACCAAAGCTGCCTTTGTCTACTGAATATTGCGTATTTGCTGCCAGCTTTTGCTTAATTTCATCGCTTTGGCATAGCGTCATAATCTCATCGGCTGGCAAGTCTGCTGCAGACAGTACCTCTATCAATACTTGTGCGTCGTCCATTTTTAAGCCTTGTCGCCACATACCATCGAACATGGTATTAACGTACTTCTCAAATACCTGCTCGCCAAGGCTTTGCGCAGCAATTGCGCCACGCATAATCATCAGTGTATTAACTGGAAAATGCGGGTTCAGTTTAAACTTATCGGCTAGCTGATAACGGGTTAAAAATCGACGTAACTCGGCTTGCATATAGGCAAACTTGTTCTTTATTTTTTGGTTCGCCAGAAACGGTGACGTATTGCCTGTTGTTTTAAAAATACCGCCAAGTAGTACAGGTACGTAATCAAAATTAACTGCTTTTTTCTGTGTTAATTCTTGCACTAGAAGGTGGGCTAAGTAGGCATTAGGGCTACCAAAATCAAAGTGAAATTCGACGTTCGTGGTCATAAGTTGCTCCTTGCTTACCATTTTTCTGCATACGGGCGGATATCAAGCTCGAAAGTCCATGCATCGCGAGATTGCTGATGCAGCTGCCAGTATGCTTGTGCGACCGATTCGGGCTTCATTAAACCGTCTTCTGGCAGTGAACTTTCGTCAATACCGCGGTCTTTCATCAACTGATGCACCCATTCTGTATCTACACCGGCATCAATAACTAAGTGAGCTACGTGAATATTTTGTGGGCCCAACTCACGTGCCATGGCTTGTGCAAGCGAGCGTAGACCTGCCTTAGCACTAGAAAATGCGCCAAACCCGGCATTGCCTTTTACGCTCGCAGTCGCTCCTGTAAAGAAGATTGACCCGCGTTTTCTTGGCACCATATATTTCGCCGCTTCACGGCCATTTAAAAAGCCAGCGAAGCAGGCCATTTCCCAAACTTTGTGGAAGACACGAGAAGTGGTTTCTAAAATAGGGAACTGAACATTGGCGCCAACGTTAAAGATCATTACGTCAATTTCGCCTACGGTATTTTCAATTTCAGCAAATACATGCTCAACATTGGCTTCGTCGCGAGCATCTAAAGCAAAGGCTTTTGCTTTGCCTCCGAGTTCACTTATTTCATCGACGAGTGGCTGAAGTTTTTCTACTTTTCTACGCCCTAAACAGACGAGGTAACCTTCTTGGGCGAATCGTTTCGCAATCGCACTACCAATATAGTCACCGGCCCCGACAATTAGCGCGACTTTTTCTGCTGTTGATGACATTACACCTTACTCCTGTTGTTGCTTTTTCTTGTTGTTACTTTTTCATCGTTCCTTGTCGTGCTAGTCCCTGCTCAGAAAAATTTTTTAACGTTAATTTTAACTCTTAAAAAGTGAGCAAGTCATTGGCACGGTTTAAGTATTACTTGTTTGTTTCAAAAATAGCTATTCCATTTTTTGATCGGGGTTAATAAATTTCACTTGCGTTTTTTTTGTTCACAGGTTTAGATAGAGAAAACTGAGTAATTACTCAAATTTTTAGTGTAAGCGCTTAGCTCTCGATATAGAACTAACACATAAAGTGCTGACATTTGGTTCATACGAAAAGCGTGTAGAGAACCCATTAGTGCAAAATCAAAGCAATAAGATACTGAGCTTTGACAATTTAACTAATAAAAGTACCTGATTTGTAATGGAAAATTTAGGTGAGTTAGCGAGTACATCAAACTGTGCATGTTAAGGCATCGAAACAGAGTTGTTAATAATTCAAATACCGACTTGATACAATGGAGAATAGGTGTGCGTTCAACAATTAATAAATATGCGATTAAGTGTCTTTCGACATTTTTCCCAACGAAAAAGCCAACGCTATTTCAAGGGCAGGGAGCAACGACTAAGTTAACGGAATTAATGGTGGTCAATGGTCACAAAAGGCCATTAATAATTGTTGATGGTTTTCTTAATGCCAATGGCGCGATAAAAAGCACCGTTGAAAGCTTCACACAGGCGGGCTGCGAAGTCTCTGTATTTGACGAAGTTGCAGCAAACCCAACCTTTAAAATTGTTGAAGATTGCCTCAGCTTAGCGATAGCCAATAAATGTGACAGCGTGTTGGTTGTCGGCGGTGGTTCGGCGATTGATACAGCTAAAGTGGTGAGCGCAGCGCTAACCAATGGCGCGGTGTCGAGCAAGCTGATTGGCATGCTAAAAGTCAAAAATCCTCCGTTACCACTTTATGCGGTGCCAAGTACATCAGGTACGGGTTCTGAGGTTACTGCAATCGCAGTTATCTCTGATACCAGCACCCATAAAAAACAGTTCTTTATTGACCCTAAATACGTGCCTGTGTCGGCTGCGTTAGACCCTGAGTTAATTGCGAGCTTACCGCCAGAAATGACGTCTACAACGGGTATGGATGCTTTAACACATGCGATTGAGGCTTATACGTCAACCGTAAAATTTAGCGATGCGGAGCGCGATGCGGTTTCTGCGATTCGATTGTTGGTGAAGTATTTACCTATTGCTTACCAAGACGGTAGCGACTTGCATGCCAGAGAAATGGTGGCACTAGGTTCATTTCTAGCAGGCTATGCATTTAGTAAAACCGGTCTTGGCTATGTGCACGCTATCTCTCATCAAATTAGCGCGCATTACAATACCCCGCATGGCCTAGCTAATGCCGTGATATTGCCGAAAGTACTGCGTTACAACCAAAGTGTTTGCCAATCTCGATTTGCTGAATTAGAACGTGCTTTAGCTACACAGCCAAAGTCTTTAGATGAAAAAGTGCTTGCTGCAGATTTTATCAAGCGTATTGATCAACTATCAGAAGAAGTGCAAATTCCGGCAACATTGGAAGGCTTAAAAGATAGCGACTTTGATGCAATTGCGCGCGATGCGTTATCTGAGGCAAAAGAATCTTATGCGGTTCCTAAAGTAATGAAGGCATCAAACGTTAAAACAATTCTGCAAGCTAT
The nucleotide sequence above comes from Thalassotalea euphylliae. Encoded proteins:
- a CDS encoding iron-containing alcohol dehydrogenase, which translates into the protein MRSTINKYAIKCLSTFFPTKKPTLFQGQGATTKLTELMVVNGHKRPLIIVDGFLNANGAIKSTVESFTQAGCEVSVFDEVAANPTFKIVEDCLSLAIANKCDSVLVVGGGSAIDTAKVVSAALTNGAVSSKLIGMLKVKNPPLPLYAVPSTSGTGSEVTAIAVISDTSTHKKQFFIDPKYVPVSAALDPELIASLPPEMTSTTGMDALTHAIEAYTSTVKFSDAERDAVSAIRLLVKYLPIAYQDGSDLHAREMVALGSFLAGYAFSKTGLGYVHAISHQISAHYNTPHGLANAVILPKVLRYNQSVCQSRFAELERALATQPKSLDEKVLAADFIKRIDQLSEEVQIPATLEGLKDSDFDAIARDALSEAKESYAVPKVMKASNVKTILQAIVNGERNVVFA
- a CDS encoding LysR family transcriptional regulator, with amino-acid sequence MIDISDIHMIKVISEVGSINKAAELLSVSQPTLSKKVSRLEQKINMELFFRDSAGMIPTETARLLLRKGDELKSQLDIIERQLELMANLVGGTVRVGVGPIIEQDILPKALLDFAEQDYKFKISVVTMSSEGLLDALKKSQIDIAIGPFAANDVPNEFITPFMNYDKLVAAVRKDHELAKEKNVSLEVLMKYKSITPNIPKSLGSQVTDLLRGRPLDPMIICDNYNMAKTIVANSDYVTAGPETLFHKEFASGELVKLDFQTEVFWQCRCLLKPENLLIPVVKEVVELFSQYMLAEGGDDD
- a CDS encoding 2-hydroxychromene-2-carboxylate isomerase — its product is MTTNVEFHFDFGSPNAYLAHLLVQELTQKKAVNFDYVPVLLGGIFKTTGNTSPFLANQKIKNKFAYMQAELRRFLTRYQLADKFKLNPHFPVNTLMIMRGAIAAQSLGEQVFEKYVNTMFDGMWRQGLKMDDAQVLIEVLSAADLPADEIMTLCQSDEIKQKLAANTQYSVDKGSFGAPSFYIGDELFFGKETVAEIAERLS
- a CDS encoding SDR family oxidoreductase yields the protein MSSTAEKVALIVGAGDYIGSAIAKRFAQEGYLVCLGRRKVEKLQPLVDEISELGGKAKAFALDARDEANVEHVFAEIENTVGEIDVMIFNVGANVQFPILETTSRVFHKVWEMACFAGFLNGREAAKYMVPRKRGSIFFTGATASVKGNAGFGAFSSAKAGLRSLAQAMARELGPQNIHVAHLVIDAGVDTEWVHQLMKDRGIDESSLPEDGLMKPESVAQAYWQLHQQSRDAWTFELDIRPYAEKW
- a CDS encoding NADH:flavin oxidoreductase/NADH oxidase family protein — its product is MSNTPLSEELKLRSGSVLKNRICKSAMNEAMATGDGRVVRQFEVLYRTWAEGGSGLLVTGNVMVDKRHANEPLAVAVEDERDMHLLELWARGAKSKGGQIWAQLNHPGKQSPKFLNGHPVAPSAVPLASDMFFPPRELTEEEILDIIERFANTASILEKAGFDGVQLHGAHGYLISQFLSPNHNKREDKWGGSLENRMRFVTEVYKAIRAKLGQNFAVGIKLNSSDFQKGGFTQEESIEVCKCLDELGIDMIEISGGSWENPVNRKGNLKESTKKREAYFLEFAEQLKENVSAPIMVTGGFRSQAAMEEAVNSGAVDVVGIARPLAVDPDLANKVLNGQGFVSTVQPITTGIKKIDQMAIMEISWYTDNIRRMGDGKSPKTKVRGIWSVIAVLFNFWKRGQTVKRVRA
- a CDS encoding esterase/lipase family protein; translated protein: MSSVLFYLLSIYLLACIIILALCFRSAYAHQRLGISYPKLTLQGFWRIHLEAIISSAKIVWWAISKRDKKDPIKISKDHRPYILCVHGFYMNGSCFYGLRQTLSAQGFDSWAIDMGKPYIAPQVYVERYAQAIQEIIRIDPNRKIVVIAHSMGGLITRLVLQRHPELAPHIGLVITLGSPHLGTASVTRFALKWTRKMFYSKGNFIKSLPSFEALIPNTKVFTIASKQDLIVYPYTYSHLPGTEVIDLEWISHGGLLTKQDCQEMVIDLLDQEADTIGGRF
- a CDS encoding OmpP1/FadL family transporter; the protein is MKTKSFKLNLIAAGLQVGAVLLSTSATAAGFYLHEHSANGLGRAFAGQAALAENATVLYSNAAAITEFDKAQLSAFASYIDPGIDIDGTVTVGTAAGTVTHDASHDDVSPSAVVPAFFYVQPLNDKWSAGLGVFANFGLSTDFDSDFNALHFGDRAEITSLGINPTIAYQVSDELSLGLGVTASFVEAELGSAVSNVISDAVGGLVPAGAQIAQMEGDDWGYSWNVGVLWKPTSSTNIGLSYRSETKLEVSGDLSSQVIASANQSGTVDLDLPAIAELAISQQITDALSIQASANWFGWSSFDVLEADLADGTIFPIAEEHFENNWKLSLGATYELSDAWTVRAGYAYDEGAATTEHRTLNIPDTDRQWFSAGATYTMDESTTIDFSLLKVYGREVSLSESRAVGPISSELNATQSSNATILSAQVNYSF